In one window of Anser cygnoides isolate HZ-2024a breed goose chromosome 3, Taihu_goose_T2T_genome, whole genome shotgun sequence DNA:
- the LOC106035345 gene encoding gamma-aminobutyric acid receptor subunit rho-2 isoform X2, whose amino-acid sequence MTMTSPCGRLLEDFTMTLYLRHYWKDERLSFPSTTNKSMTFDGRLVKKIWVPDVFFVHSKRSFIHDTTTDNIMLRVFPDGHVLYSMRITVTAMCNMDFSRFPLDSQTCSLELESYAYTDEDLMLYWKNGNESLKTDEKISLSQFLIQKFHTTSRLAFYSSTGWYNRLYINFTLRRHIFFFLLQTYFPATLMVMLSWVSFWIDRRAVPARVSLGITTVLTMSTIITGVNASMPRVSYIKAVDIYLWVSFVFVFLSVLEYAAVNYLTTVQERKERKLREKFPCTCGIPHSKTMMLDGNYSESDANSLAGYTRSQMVPEEEKQEKMVVHLAMSNASNSSRKRGLKGHVGLRIIQNTHAIDKYSRLIFPGTYIFFNLIYWSVFS is encoded by the exons GACTTCACCATGACCCTGTACCTGAGGCACTACTGGAAGGATGAGCGCCTCTCATTTCCCAGCACCACCAACAAGAGCATGACCTTCGACGGCAGGCTGGTGAAGAAGATCTGGGTCCCGGATGTCTTCTTCGTGCACTCCAAAAGGTCCTTCATTCACGACACGACCACGGACAACATCATGCTGCGAGTCTTCCCCGATGGGCACGTCCTCTACAGCATGAG GATCACAGTGACAGCAATGTGCAACATGGACTTCAGCCGCTTCCCCCTGGACTCTCAGACGTGTTCTCTGGAGCTGGAAAGCT aTGCTTACACTGATGAAGATCTGATGCTGTATTGGAAAAATGGGAATGAATCTCTGAAAACGGATGAGAAGATTTCTTTGTCTCAGTTTTTGATACAAAAATTCCACACTACATCAAGACTAGCTTTCTACAGTAGCACAG GTTGGTACAATCGCCTCTACATAAACTTCACGTTACGCCGGCAcatcttcttcttcctgctcCAGACCTACTTCCCCGCCACTCTGATGGTCATGTTGTCCTGGGTGTCCTTCTGGATCGACCGCAGAGCAGTACCTGCCAGAGTCTCTTTGG GGATCACCACCGTGCTGACCATGTCCACGATCATCACGGGGGTGAACGCCTCCATGCCGCGTGTTTCCTACATCAAAGCAGTGGACATTTACCTGTGGGTCAGTTTTGTGTTCGTCTTCCTCTCGGTGCTGGAATACGCAGCAGTGAATTACCTGACCACTGTGCAAGAGCGGAAGGAGAGGAAACTCCGGGAAAAG TTTCCATGTACATGTGGAATACCTCATTCAAAAACCATGATGCTGGATGGAAACTACAGCGAATCTGATGCCAACAGCCTGGCAGGGTATACAAGAAGCCAGATGGtcccagaggaagaaaaacaagaaaagatggTTGTGCACTTAGCCATGAGCAACGCATCTAATTCATCAAGGAAGAGAGGCCTGAAGGGCCATGTGGGCTTGCGCATCATCCAGAACACTCATGCAATTGATAAATACTCCAGATTAATATTTCCAGGcacctatatattttttaatttgatataTTGGTCCGTCTTTAGCTAG